From the genome of Xiphophorus hellerii strain 12219 chromosome 11, Xiphophorus_hellerii-4.1, whole genome shotgun sequence, one region includes:
- the medag gene encoding mesenteric estrogen-dependent adipogenesis protein — translation MTEKLRDRQRDTMTINTLPNGTTVTELGQFLKNPPEGFTVKAVGSAYQVQCGEENLVFIDKFHSGDFDVVFQNSLGRKLKMHNLWEYTSMRKSLLSKRIYVLVSLCDQSMQETSKKGPIKPRALQEYVLSVNGGNPMMKWQMEKGLDWTISSVGGESYRVEIDLSEILQSLAAEGLIAENLMKYNPTWKDASFTLKYYSDALFDFPHWLGRSKRSFQLRLMRNR, via the exons ATGACAGAGAAGCTTAGAGACAGGCAGCGGGACACCATGACGATAAACACACTACCCAACGGGACCACTGTGACAGAACTGGGTCAGTTTCTAAAAAACCCACCGGAGGGTTTCACCGTGAAGGCCGTGGGCTCGGCTTACCAGGTCCAGTGTGGAGAAGAGAACCTGGTTTTCATCGATAAGTTTCACTCCGgggattttgatgtagttttccAGAACTCACTAGGAAG GAAGCTTAAAATGCACAATTTGTGGGAGTATACCAGCATGAGGAAAAGTCTACTGTCCAAGAGGATCTATGTGTTGGTTTCTCTCTGCGATCAAAGCATGCAAGAAACCAGCAAGAAGGGGCCCATAAAGCCCAGAG CTCTGCAGGAGTACGTGTTGTCCGTCAATGGTGGGAATCCGATGATGAAGTGGCAGATGGAGAAAGGCCTGGACTGGACCATCTCCTCCGTGGGGGGAGAGAGCTACAGGGTGGAG ATTGACTTGAGTGAAATCTTGCAGAGTTTGGCTGCTGAAGGCCTCATTGCTGAGAACCTGATGAAATATAATCCGACATGGAAGGATGCCTCCTTCACCCTTAAGTACTACTCTGATGCCCTATTTGACTTCCCTCACTGGTTGGGCCGCAGCAAAAGATCATTTCAG CTGAGGCTGATGAGAAACAGATGA